One genomic window of Leptotrichia shahii includes the following:
- the rnpA gene encoding ribonuclease P protein component, whose product MSINKIKKSKDFSLIYNKSKKMHTKYAIIFIRENNKQRFGFVASKKTGNAVQRNRIKRIFREFVKIHKDKFKENTDYVFVGKSILKDNLKNLKYKDIEKDMIKVIK is encoded by the coding sequence ATGTCTATTAATAAAATAAAAAAATCAAAGGATTTTTCATTAATATATAACAAATCAAAAAAGATGCATACAAAGTATGCTATTATTTTTATAAGAGAAAATAATAAACAGCGGTTTGGCTTTGTAGCCAGCAAAAAAACTGGAAATGCAGTTCAAAGAAATAGAATAAAAAGAATTTTTAGGGAATTTGTAAAAATACATAAGGATAAATTTAAAGAAAATACTGATTATGTATTTGTAGGCAAATCTATTTTAAAAGATAATTTGAAAAATTTAAAGTATAAGGATATTGAAAAGGATATGATCAAGGTGATAAAATGA